A genomic window from Zootoca vivipara chromosome Z, rZooViv1.1, whole genome shotgun sequence includes:
- the CAPN6 gene encoding calpain-6: MLSTAAKPFKDQNYYELKRQCLEEGKLFEDPEFPASDASLFYNTPPLGKVEWKRPKELSEDPHLVVNGISSHDLHQGKLGNCWFVAACSCLALRHNLWQKVVPDVEEQDWVSDKPDQNVGIFHFCFWCFGEWIDVVIDDRLPTVRNELIYCHSNDCNEFWSALLEKAYAKMAGSYEALDGGNTAEAIVDFTGAVAESIDMIDGHYSHDIIEQAKLFEDLLKVQRRGGLISCYIMPLSSNEFEGQTEMGLVKGHAYSVTEILMMPLGEKRLPWEKTKKLFMIRLRNPWGKSEWNGPWSDASEEWKSVSQAERKKLRLTIEDDGEFWMSFEDWCKNFTDVDVCRIVNTSLFSIHKTWEKKMIRGEWKKDPDPMLNRAGGCLNNKVTFLQNPQYVFDVKKSQDKVMICLQQKDQRIYKREGRGDNLVIGFEIFKVEANREYRMHTITVQEKMATSMYIDNRMVFSKVCLKQGRYVLVPTTFRPDIEAEFILRLFTDVPSELRELTLHKPKIACLDVLRGFVRRVSQVKVHSVAGLRSQDPYIGANPYIIIKCENQKVRSPVQKSTLGAVFNTQAIFYQRNIESPIVVQVWHSKLFCDKFLGQVRIATSPDDPRGLQKLQLQGRGSREDVAVPGHIIIKVVTSDDLVEL, encoded by the exons GAACTCTCTGAAGATCCTCACTTGGTTGTCAATGGAATCAGTTCCCATGACTTGCACCAAGGGAAGCTGGGAAACTGCTGGTTCGTGGCTGCCTGCTCTTGCCTGGCCCTTCGGCATAACCTCTGGCAAAAG GTGGTTCCAGATGTTGAGGAACAGGACTGGGTTTCAGATAAGCCAGATCAAAATGTGGGGATATTTCACTTCTGCTTCTGGTGTTTTGGAGAATGGATTGATGTGGTCATAGATGACCGATTGCCAACTGTACGCAATGAGCTGATCTACTGCCATTCTAACGACTGCAATGAATTCTGGAGCGCCCTTCTGGAGAAGGCCTATGCAAA GATGGCTGGGTCTTATGAAGCCCTGGATGGTGGCAACACCGCAGAGGCCATCGTTGACTTCACAGGAGCAGTTGCAGAATCCATTGACATGATTGATGGCCACTACAGCCATGATATCATCGAGCAGGCGAAACTCTTTGAAGACTTGCTGAAGgtgcaaagaagaggaggattAATCAGCTGTTACATCATG CCTTTGTCTTCTAATGAATTTGAGGGACAGACTGAAATGGGTTTGGTCAAAGGCCATGCCTACTCGGTGACAGAAATCCTGATGATGCCCCTGGGAGAGAAGCGCCTGCCATGGGAAAAGACTAAGAAACTCTTCATGATCAGGTTGAGGAACCCCTGGGGAAAGAGCGAGTGGAACGGTCCATGGAGTGATGC ATCAGAGGAGTGGAAAAGCGTGAGCCAAGCAGAACGGAAGAAATTAAGACTTACTATTGAAGACGATGGAGAGTTCTG GATGTCGTTTGAAGACTGGTGCAAAAACTTCACCGATGTTGACGTCTGCCGGATTGTGAACACATCCCTTTTTAGTATACATAAGACCTGGGAAAAGAAAATGATTCGTGGAGAGTGGAAAAAGGATCCAGACCCAATGTTAAACCGCGCTGGGGGGTGCTTAAATAACAAAGTCACCTTCTTACAAAACCCACAG TATGTCTTTGATGTCAAGAAGTCGCAGGACAAAGTGATGATCTGCCTGCAGCAGAAGGACCAGCGCATTTACaaaagagaagggagaggggaCAACTTGGTTATTGGCTTTGAAATCTTCAAG GTTGAGGCCAACAGAGAGTATCGAATGCATACAATAACAGTGCAAGAGAAGATGGCAACTTCCATGTACATTGACAACCGCATGGTATTTTCGAAGGTGTGCCTCAAGCAAGGCCGGTATGTCCTGGTCCCAACCACCTTCAGACCTGATATTGAAGCTGAATTCATTCTGAGGCTGTTCACAGATGTGCCATCGGAGCTCAG AGAGCTTACATTGCATAAGCCCAAGATAGCCTGCCTGGACGTCCTACGTGGCTTTGTTCGGAGGGTGTCCCAAGTTAAAGTCCACTCTGTGGCAGGTCTCAGAAGTCAAGACCCGTATATCG GAGCAAATCCCTACATTATCATCAAGTGTGAGAATCAGAAAGTTCGTTCTCCCGTGCAGAAGAGCACCCTCGGTGCTGTTTTCAATACACAAGCCATTTTCTACCAGAGGAATATTGAGAGTCCGATTGTTGTCCAG GTTTGGCACAGCAAGCTCTTTTGCGACAAGTTCCTGGGACAAGTGCGGATCGCAACATCACCCGATGACCCCAGAGGACTTCAGAAGCTCCAACTCCAGGGCAGAGGGAGTCGCGAAGATGTTGCCGTGCCAGGTCACATCATCATCAAGGTTGTTACTAGCGATGACCTTGTGGAGCTCTGA